One Epinephelus lanceolatus isolate andai-2023 chromosome 10, ASM4190304v1, whole genome shotgun sequence genomic region harbors:
- the LOC117265842 gene encoding uncharacterized protein LOC117265842 isoform X1: MSVIMSKADGVTVFTVTSDTQSVCPPLCQIFKGLCYSPVCCSVSQRLRKVQRSSQSILGALHIMVGLLNIGLGAILCSSQSGSWYQMDRTLFPFWFGGVFMLFGVIGIVSEKCPSPCLVILNVILNLAGVVLAIASIVLYSINIGHIGLWWMCRNEYGYRYDDYSNYRPTATPSPWEEIMKEKCLEGKELVLMLLRSMNAVLIVLSALELCLVISSAVMGIKALRSSEKEEDKKTADPEHYNPLLEEVTSTPVA; the protein is encoded by the exons ATGTCTGTGATCATGTCGAAGGCTGATGGGGTCACTGtgttcactgtgacctctgacaCCCAAAGTGTTTGTCCTCCGCTGTGCCAAATCTTCAAAGGCCTTTGCTACAGCCCCGTGTGCTGCTCTGTGTCTCAGCGCCTGAGGAAGGTCCAGAGATCCTCTCAGTCAATACTCGGG GCTCTGCACATTATGGTTGGGTTGCTCAACATCGGCCTTGGAGCGATCCTCTGTAGCAGTCAAAGTGGCTCTTGGTACCAGATGGATAGAACCTTGTTTCCTTTTTGGTTCGGAGGGGTG TTCATGTTGTTTGGCGTCATCGGGATTGTGTCTGAGAAGTGCCCCAGTCCATGTCTG GTCATCCTCAATGTGATCCTGAATCTAGCAGGAGTTGTTCTTGCCATTGCATCCATCGTACTCTACAGCATCAATATAGGACACATAGGGCTGTGGTGGATGTGTCGCAATGAATATGGTTATAGGTATGACGACTATTCAAACTACCGACCCACTGCAACTCCATCTCCCTGGGAGGAGATCATGAAGGAGAAATGCTTGGAGGGCAAAGAGTTGGTTCTG ATGCTCCTGAGAAGCATGAATGCGGTGCTGATTGTCCTGTCAGCCCTGGAGCTCTGCCTCGTCATCAGCTCTGCCGTCATGGGCATCAAGGCTCTGAGGAGCAGCGAGAAGGAAGAAGACAAG aaGACCGCTGACCCAGAACACTACAATCCACTGCTGGAGGAAGTCACCAGTACCCCTGTAGCCTAA
- the LOC117265842 gene encoding uncharacterized protein LOC117265842 isoform X2 gives MSVIMSKADGVTVFTVTSDTQSVCPPLCQIFKGLCYSPVCCSVSQRLRKVQRSSQSILGALHIMVGLLNIGLGAILCSSQSGSWYQMDRTLFPFWFGGVFMLFGVIGIVSEKCPSPCLVILNVILNLAGVVLAIASIVLYSINIGHIGLWWMCRNEYGYRYDDYSNYRPTATPSPWEEIMKEKCLEGKELVLMLLRSMNAVLIVLSALELCLVISSAVMGIKALRSSEKEEDKTADPEHYNPLLEEVTSTPVA, from the exons ATGTCTGTGATCATGTCGAAGGCTGATGGGGTCACTGtgttcactgtgacctctgacaCCCAAAGTGTTTGTCCTCCGCTGTGCCAAATCTTCAAAGGCCTTTGCTACAGCCCCGTGTGCTGCTCTGTGTCTCAGCGCCTGAGGAAGGTCCAGAGATCCTCTCAGTCAATACTCGGG GCTCTGCACATTATGGTTGGGTTGCTCAACATCGGCCTTGGAGCGATCCTCTGTAGCAGTCAAAGTGGCTCTTGGTACCAGATGGATAGAACCTTGTTTCCTTTTTGGTTCGGAGGGGTG TTCATGTTGTTTGGCGTCATCGGGATTGTGTCTGAGAAGTGCCCCAGTCCATGTCTG GTCATCCTCAATGTGATCCTGAATCTAGCAGGAGTTGTTCTTGCCATTGCATCCATCGTACTCTACAGCATCAATATAGGACACATAGGGCTGTGGTGGATGTGTCGCAATGAATATGGTTATAGGTATGACGACTATTCAAACTACCGACCCACTGCAACTCCATCTCCCTGGGAGGAGATCATGAAGGAGAAATGCTTGGAGGGCAAAGAGTTGGTTCTG ATGCTCCTGAGAAGCATGAATGCGGTGCTGATTGTCCTGTCAGCCCTGGAGCTCTGCCTCGTCATCAGCTCTGCCGTCATGGGCATCAAGGCTCTGAGGAGCAGCGAGAAGGAAGAAGACAAG ACCGCTGACCCAGAACACTACAATCCACTGCTGGAGGAAGTCACCAGTACCCCTGTAGCCTAA
- the LOC144464473 gene encoding transmembrane protein 176A-like isoform X2 produces MSITMAKADGVTVFTVTSDTQSVCPPLCQIIKGLCYSPVCCSVSQRLRTFQRSSQSILGALHIMVGLLNIGLGVILMCSRGGSWWQMDETGFPFWLGGVFMLFGIIGIVSEKCPSPCLVIINVILNLAGVGFAIASIVLYSINMTNIWLWSMCDNNYNYDYYSRHRPTSAPSPGEEIMKEKCLEGKEMVLMLLRSINAVLIVLSALELCLVISSAVMGIKALRSSEKEEDKIGDPESYKPLLEEVTSNPIA; encoded by the exons ATGTCTATAACCATGGCGAAGGCTGATGGGGTCACTGtgttcactgtgacctctgacaCCCAAAGTGTTTGTCCTCCGCTGTGCCAAATCATCAAAGGCCTTTGCTACAGCCCCGTGTGCTGCTCTGTGTCTCAGCGCCTGAGGACGTTTCAGAGATCCTCTCAGTCAATACTCGGG GCTCTGCACATCATGGTTGGGTTGCTCAACATCGGCCTCGGAGTGATCCTCATGTGCAGTCGTGGTGGCTCTTGGTGGCAAATGGATGAAACTGGGTTTCCTTTTTGGCTCGGAGGAGTG TTCATGTTGTTTGGCATCATCGGCATTGTGTCTGAGAAGTGCCCCAGTCCATGTCTG GTCATCATCAATGTGATCCTGAATCTAGCAGGAGTTGGTTTTGCCATTGCATCCATCGTACTCTACAGCATCAATATGACAAACATATGGCTGTGGTCTATGTGTGACAACAATTATAATTATGACTACTATTCACGCCACCGACCCACTTCAGCTCCATCTCCCGGGGAGGAGATCATGAAGGAGAAATGCTTGGAGGGCAAAGAAATGGTTCTG ATGCTCCTGAGAAGCATCAACGCTGTGCTGATCGTCCTGTCAGCCCTGGAGCTCTGCCTCGTCATCAGCTCTGCCGTCATGGGCATCAAGGCTCTGAGGAGCAGCGAGAAGGAAGAAGACAAG ATCGGTGACCCGGAAAGCTACAAACCACTGCTGGAGGAAGTCACCAGTAACCCTATAGCCTAA
- the LOC117265844 gene encoding membrane-spanning 4-domains subfamily A member 15-like, with translation MSVTVMKADGVSVFTVTSDPQSVCPPLCQIVKGLCYNPVCCSVSQRLRKVQGSSQSILGALHIMVGLLNIGFGVILLSNHAGSWWSMGDEAFPFWLGALFVLFGIIGIVSEKYPSPCLVIINVILNLAGVGFAIASIILYSINTAVVWVWLQCDNDYNYDYYPRHRPTATPSPGEEFLKQKCLEGKEMVLMLLTSINAVLIVLSALELCLVISSAVMGIKALRSSETEEDKEIADPDHHKPLLVEVTSNPVA, from the exons ATGTCTGTGACCGTGATGAAGGCTGATGGGGTCTCTGtgttcactgtgacctctgacccccaaAGTGTTTGTCCTCCACTGTGCCAAATCGTCAAAGGCCTCTGTTACAACCCCGTGTGCTGCTCTGTGTCTCAGCGCCTGAGGAAGGTCCAGGGATCTTCTCAGTCAATACTGGGG GCTCTGCACATCATGGTTGGGTTGCTCAACATCGGCTTCGGAGTGATCCTCTTGAGCAATCACGCTGGCTCTTGGTGGTCAATGGGTGACGAAGCATTTCCTTTCTGGCTCGGAGCGCTG TTTGTGTTGTTTGGCATCATTGGCATTGTGTCTGAGAAGTACCCCAGTCCATGTCTG GTCATCATCAATGTGATCCTGAATCTAGCAGGAGTTGGTTTTGCCATTGCATCCATCATACTCTACAGCATCAATACAGCAGTCGTATGGGTGTGGTTGCAGTGTGACAACGATTATAATTATGACTACTATCCACGCCACCGACCCACTGCAACTCCATCTCCTGGGGAGGAGTTCCTGAAGCAGAAATGCTTGGAGGGCAAAGAAATGGTTCTG ATGCTCCTGACAAGCATCAATGCGGTGCTGATCGTCCTGTCAGCCCTGGAGCTCTGCCTCGTCATCAGCTCTGCCGTCATGGGCATCAAGGCTCTGAGGAGCAGCGAGACGGAAGAAGACAAG gAGATCGCTGACCCAGACCATCACAAACCGCTGCTGGTTGAAGTCACCAGTAACCCTGTAGCCTAA
- the LOC144464411 gene encoding uncharacterized protein LOC144464411 has protein sequence MNRSCWQNNQPVSSTASNHQQVKTLKMTVVPAAPDSKSIFLSLCQILRALCSYLVYQGQIQASVTTAFGTLQIMVGLLNIGLGPGRTSTNPGDLTSLGAAYWLGSVFIVTGIMSILAGQFPSSCLMGFTVFMNIAEAIFAITGIVLYAMDLGNASLLWMCERSRNNADRYGDSCINVALFAQSLLTSMDITLIAVAVLQLSVSIRYTILGIKFLTSEMKKTEG, from the exons ATGAACAGAAGCTGCTGGCAGAATAATCAGCCTGTCTCaagtacagcatcaaatcatCAACAG GTGAAGACTTTGAAGATGACTGTCGTCCCTGCAGCACCCGACAGTAAGAGCATATTTCTATCACTGTGCCAAATCCTGAGGGCTCTTTGCAGCTACCTGGTGTACCAGGGGCAGATACAGGCTAGTGTCACTACAGCATTTGGG ACTTTGCAGATCATGGTCGGCCTGCTCAACATCGGACTCGGGCCGGGACGAACGAGCACAAATCCGGGGGATCTGACCAGTTTGGGAGCTGCTTATTGGCTGGGCTCTGTG TTCATCGTAACTGGAATCATGTCCATTTTGGCCGGACAGTTCCCGTCTTCCTGCTTG ATGGGCTTCACAGTGTTTATGAACATCGCTGAAGCTATCTTTGCCATTACGGGCATCGTGCTGTATGCCATGGACCTGGGAAATGCGTCTCTCCTCTGGATGTGTGAGCGCAGCAGGAACAATGCTGACCGTTACGGTGACAGCTGCATAAATGTAGCGCTCTTTGCCCAG AGTTTGTTGACTTCTATGGACATCACGCTGATCGCCGTGGCTGTCCTCCAGCTCTCTGTCAGTATTAGGTATACCATCCTGGGCATCAAGTTCTTGACCAGTGAGATGAAGAAGACGGAG GGTTGA
- the LOC144464473 gene encoding transmembrane protein 176A-like isoform X1: MSITMAKADGVTVFTVTSDTQSVCPPLCQIIKGLCYSPVCCSVSQRLRTFQRSSQSILGALHIMVGLLNIGLGVILMCSRGGSWWQMDETGFPFWLGGVFMLFGIIGIVSEKCPSPCLVIINVILNLAGVGFAIASIVLYSINMTNIWLWSMCDNNYNYDYYSRHRPTSAPSPGEEIMKEKCLEGKEMVLMLLRSINAVLIVLSALELCLVISSAVMGIKALRSSEKEEDKKIGDPESYKPLLEEVTSNPIA; the protein is encoded by the exons ATGTCTATAACCATGGCGAAGGCTGATGGGGTCACTGtgttcactgtgacctctgacaCCCAAAGTGTTTGTCCTCCGCTGTGCCAAATCATCAAAGGCCTTTGCTACAGCCCCGTGTGCTGCTCTGTGTCTCAGCGCCTGAGGACGTTTCAGAGATCCTCTCAGTCAATACTCGGG GCTCTGCACATCATGGTTGGGTTGCTCAACATCGGCCTCGGAGTGATCCTCATGTGCAGTCGTGGTGGCTCTTGGTGGCAAATGGATGAAACTGGGTTTCCTTTTTGGCTCGGAGGAGTG TTCATGTTGTTTGGCATCATCGGCATTGTGTCTGAGAAGTGCCCCAGTCCATGTCTG GTCATCATCAATGTGATCCTGAATCTAGCAGGAGTTGGTTTTGCCATTGCATCCATCGTACTCTACAGCATCAATATGACAAACATATGGCTGTGGTCTATGTGTGACAACAATTATAATTATGACTACTATTCACGCCACCGACCCACTTCAGCTCCATCTCCCGGGGAGGAGATCATGAAGGAGAAATGCTTGGAGGGCAAAGAAATGGTTCTG ATGCTCCTGAGAAGCATCAACGCTGTGCTGATCGTCCTGTCAGCCCTGGAGCTCTGCCTCGTCATCAGCTCTGCCGTCATGGGCATCAAGGCTCTGAGGAGCAGCGAGAAGGAAGAAGACAAG aaGATCGGTGACCCGGAAAGCTACAAACCACTGCTGGAGGAAGTCACCAGTAACCCTATAGCCTAA
- the LOC117266483 gene encoding uncharacterized protein LOC117266483: MSVTVVKDKRVTMVTVAADEKIILPPLCQILKTLCYSPICCSVHKGLMQTSVAAALGTIQIMVGLFNIGLGPGQTVLHFEDLTSLAAAYWLGGVFIIVGIMTIVAGQFSSLFLVGFAVLLNIVGSVFAIIAIVLYARDIADTSVYSMCDGHWHSARSYDDNCRDVALIAQYLLGARDITMIVMAVLLLCVSITVAALGIKALVNREEEEGDVEDQQPQMKEVLLPSPGA, from the exons ATGTCCGTCACCGTTGTCAAAGATAAGAGGGTAACTATGGTCACCGTGGCGGCTGACGAGAAGATCATTTTACCGCCGCTGTGTCAGATCCTCAAGACTCTCTGCTACAGTCCGATATGCTGCTCAGTGCACAAGGGGCTGATGCAGACCAGTGTGGCAGCAGCTCTCGGA ACCATACAGATCATGGTGGGGCTGTTCAACATCGGACTCGGGCCAGGACAAACAGTCTTGCATTTTGAGGATTTGACCAGCTTGGCTGCTGCGTACTGGCTGGGTGGTGTG TTCATCATAGTTGGAATCATGACCATTGTCGCTGGGCAgttctcctctcttttcttg GTGGGCTTTGCTGTGTTGCTGAACATTGTCGGATCTGTCTTCGCCATCATTGCCATTGTGCTGTATGCCAGAGACATAGCAGATACCTCTGTCTACAGCATGTGTGACGGGCACTGGCACAGTGCTCGTAGTTATGATGACAACTGCAGAGATGTGGCGCTCATTGCCCAG TATCTGTTGGGAGCCAGGGACATCACTATGATCGTCATGGCTGTcctcctgctgtgtgtgagcaTCACCGTCGCTGCTCTGGGCATCAAGGCTTTGGTCaacagggaggaggaagag GGTGATGTAGAGGATCAGCAGCCACAGATGAAAGAAGTCCTCCTGCCCAGTCCTGGTGCTTAA